In the genome of Vicia villosa cultivar HV-30 ecotype Madison, WI linkage group LG7, Vvil1.0, whole genome shotgun sequence, one region contains:
- the LOC131620103 gene encoding uncharacterized protein LOC131620103 gives MANNVTATKEATKRTFTCSFFREDMTHLIQLSTLVTGHNLDEFRKTYGHILHMLTSRVDGWALYTLLQFYDPELRCFTFLDYQLAPTLEEYADILKIKPNGGTHGFHVKFLIKKADTLAIEKKWKEFNALLAVMIYGLVLFPNILNFVDLTAVCLFMDQNPVPTLLADTYYTIHSRYGKKGSVGSCLPLLYEWFTSHLPKSGPFVTTKDSQKWPQRIMGLTGNDIVWCPTGMDVEEVITSCGTFDNVPLIGTKGTYPKSLEKVRSAWNSIHTDDQTSLGEKNAVAKQAYTDWVEDRVKDRLLPFPKVNPLYEQPPKVPIAIMPAENCIPVNMESTQLHEKKSDARPKHHLVDQIGVELTHEAKVLKEGSLRVQKRARTEKGERDTTVVVEDHQEIIKRAVKEAEERLKREYREDLKAYKLKIEREARAEVRSLKKKLEEETTQRIAVETQLKGSHLRTARLTEENAKLRDRMMGFLNVDNKVGQWIFDVLQNELKKLDLDLFDVRGQGYDNGSSMKGKYQGVQ, from the exons ATGGCTAATAACGTGACCGCTACAAAAGAGGCTACCAAGCGTACATTCACCTGCAGTTTTTTTCGTGAGGATATGACACATCTGATTCAGTTGAGCACTTTAGTTACTGGGCATAACTTGGATGAGTTCAGGAAGACATATGGCCATATCTTACACATGTTAACTTCTCGGGTTGATGGATGGGCTCTATACACACTTCTTCAGTTCTACGATCCTGAGttacgatgtttcacctttcttGATTACCAACTGGCACCAACCCTTGAAGAATATGCTGACATCCTCAAGATTAAG cctaatggtggaaccCACGGATTCCATGTGAAATTTCTGATAAAGAAGGCCGACACCCTTGCTattgagaagaaatggaaagaattcaaCGCTCTCCTAGCCGttatgatctatggtttggtgttgttcccgaATATTCTGAATTTCGTCGATCTAACTGCTGTTTGTCTCTTCATGGATCAAAATCCTGTGCCTACTCTTTTAGCAGATACTTATTATACCATCCACTCCAGGTATGGGAAGAAAGGATCAGTTGGGAGTTGTTTACCGTTGCTATATGAGTGGTTCACTTCACACTTGCCTAAAAGCGGGCCGTTTGTTACAACAAAAGACTCACaaaaatggcctcaaaggatcatggggcttactggAAACGACATTGTCTGGTGTCCTACCGGAATGGACGTAGAGGAAGTTATAACTAGTTGTGGTACTTTTGACAATgttcccctcataggaacgaaag GAACCTATCCAAAGAGTCTAGAAAAGGTGAGGAGTGCCTGGAATAGCATCCATACAGATGATCAGACTTCTCTAGGTGAAAAGAATGCCGTTGCCAAACAAGCCTACACGGATTGGGTTGAGGATAGAGTTAAAGATCgtctgttgcctttcccgaaggttaatcCATTGTACGAGCAACCACCTAAGGTTCCAATTGCCATTATGCCTGCTGAGAATTGCATCCCAGTAAATATGGAAAGCACCCAATTGCACGAAAAGAAGTCAGATGCGCGACCAAAACATCATCTTGTGGACCAAATAGGGGTTGAGTTGACACATGAAGCCAAGGTGCTGAAAGAAGGATCTTTgagagttcaaaagagggctagaacGGAAAAAGGTGAAAGAGATACTACTGTTGTTGTTGAAGATCACCAGGAGATCATAAAAAGGGCCGTAAAGGAGGCAGAAGAGAGACTCAAACGAGAGTACAGAGAAGACTTGAAGGCTTATAAACTCAAGATAGAAAGGGAGGCCAGAGCTGAAGTGAGGAgtctgaaaaagaaactggaagaagagaccaccCAAAGGATAGCGGTTGAGACTCAgttgaaaggaagtcacctccgcacCGCCCGACTAACAGAAGAAAACGCCAAGCTCAGAGATCGAATGATGG